In one Lolium rigidum isolate FL_2022 chromosome 3, APGP_CSIRO_Lrig_0.1, whole genome shotgun sequence genomic region, the following are encoded:
- the LOC124700700 gene encoding 40S ribosomal protein S29-like, translated as MGHENVWNSHPKNYGPGSRVCRVCGNSHGLIRKYGLMCCRQCFRSNAKEIGFIKYR; from the exons atgggacACGAAAACGTCTGGAACTCGCACCCCAAGAACTACGGCCCCGGATCCAGGGTTTG CCGTGTCTGCGGCAACTCGCATGGCCTGATCCGGAAGTACGGGCTGATGTGCTGCAGGCAGTGCTTCCGCAGCAACGCCAAGGAAATCGGCTTCATCAAG TACCGTTAA